Part of the Athalia rosae chromosome 2, iyAthRosa1.1, whole genome shotgun sequence genome, AATAGTTTTCTCTGACTTTTCTCCCCTGATTCCGTCCGAGTGGTAAcgcgtcaatttttcatttgagaagagaagaaagaaaagaaaaaaaaacatcttaaTTCATCTGAAATACTTACATATAATTATCGTTAAGCGCTACAAGATTTCTTGCCCACCCACCTCTGAAGctcgagaagaagagaaagagagagagagaggggaaaaaaaaactccgggGACGAAGGGCTTTCAAGGGTGTAACAAAAGTGCTCGTTAGAAAGTTGGAAAACTGTTCCCTCCTCCCCCGCGTACAACTGTATGTACAGGGTACACGTTTCTTTCGCAAAAGCAGCTGGTGGGCGCAaacggggaagaaaaaaaaaaaaaaaaaaaaaaaaaaaaaaaaaaccgacagcCATTACAGCGCGACGCGGAGTAACGTATAAAACGGTGgggggtaaaaattgaaaagaaaaaaaaaaacgtacgacGAAGGAatcgaaagaggaaaaaacatATCGAGGAATGAGAAATTAAAATCGTTACGTCTTACCTTTTGttggttcttttcttttcctttttttttttttttctctcgactcGATGACTTACAATTATCCTCGCGGAGTTTATGATAAATCAAAGTCGACGAATGAGGCGGTAAATTATAACGACGTTTCCTCGTTAAAGAAGTAAACGAATTTAACCCGACGTAAACCTAATCCGATCCGACGTAAACTAATTTAAAGCAACCCTTAACATCGGTAGCTTATACCGCGAGAGTGCGAGTAGAACGAGTACGCGTTTTTCAGTtgcgattcgttcgttttttgttgttttttttttttcttcttctaccttTTTTCTACCATCGCTCCATTTTACTCACGTCAGGCTCTCCTCGTTTCGCATTTCAGACTCCGGACGAATACAGAGTCGAATACGATTCTCGTCGAGGGCCGGAATACTCGAGATTCCACGGTTATACGTACGACGGTATATGGGCAGTGGCACTGGCAATTCAGCACGTGGCGAGAGGTATACGTCAGTTGAGGCGAAATGAGACCGTAGCTGACTTCAAGTACCGCGACGACACGTGGGAGGGATTGTTTTTGGAAGCCCTGAAAAACACCAGCTTCGAGGGGGTCACCGTAAGTGAATCGTTCGATTTCgttggttcattttttttttttttttttttcttttcgaacaaGATCACCTCATTCTCACACCGACGATGAAAAAGACCGCGCGTATAGTTTCGAAAGTTACGGTGGCGGTTTTTCAATGGATTATTTATCGTTAGCGGGCGTCCTTCGAAAGATACAGCAATCGCTAGTAGGTCGGTACGGAAGGCACGTGTAGAGGCAGCGTTTATATCCTTTGGAAGAATCAAGCTCAGTTGGAATTGATCCCTCGGGACCCCGGGGCGAAGGAATTTTACCGGCAGTAATACCCCTACCCCCGCTATCTGTATGTGTTGTACGCGTACGCATGTAGACGGGAGTTTCTGAAGATCTGAAGCACGtttcgtccccccccccccccctcccctaaaTTTGCCGCTACTAAATTCTGATTCCTCTATTCGAGTCGCTCCGCCACGACCGGAAgaatgaaattccaaaattttcggaccTTTCGAACTAGCTGAGAACTTCGCCCgcgaagataataaaattacgcGATTTCTCGGCGCGGGGAAACAACAAcgggaaaatttcgaaaacaaaaattcatccccgATGATTACGTCGCAACCGCATCCGATGACTGTAGTAAATGTTTACATTACTTTTTTAGGGGCCTGTCAGGTTTTATGGGAATGAGAGAAAGGCCTACATCTTGCTGAAACAATTTCAAAGTAAGACGTCTTCCTAATATTTTTCGACCTTAATTTTTCATGCCACCTCAATTTCAAGAACTCCTCTTCACGATTATGATATTCTGTAAGAACGTTCATGAGAATAACTGTAAGCTGCATACTTGAAATAGCTGAAAATTGTCACTTTGTTTTAACCGGCTCTTTTACAGCTATTAACAGAATTCTCGGCAGAAATTATGTAACGGgttgtttccttttattttcgctaatttttctttcgtccttTTGCCTTCTTTCCGCAACGGGGGTTTGTCTCCGTACATTCGTCTACTCTGTTATTCTTGCATCGCGTAACTTACacggaatgaatttttcaacgatgctATAGTGTCCCATTTTAATCAATACTCGTCTCGTACGTACTCCGCTTGTTCGTAACTTTGTACACGCGGTGCCGGTGCAACAAAGTCAGGGTCATCGGATGACACACCTTGAAGAAGCTAGGGAcgcgaatttcaatttttcgacaagtggttttttttttttttttttctttcaccactTCAACGAATTTTAGCAATCGATAAATTTACCGGACAACCGAAAGTCGATTCCTtacgaaaattggaaaagaaaaaatataattttccgtACACTCGAACATATTGGATTTGCCATtatgctgctgttgttgttgtttttgtttttttcttttcttccttttcgtttaaaaaaacttttcactcgCAGTAATTTCTTTTATCTGAATCGCTCCGCATAAAATATGGAAAGGGATAATTGGAGGGAGGGTTGATTCGCGACATCTGGAGAGTTTTCAGTAGTATGATGGATTGATTTATcgatcaataaaaattatacatcgaCGATTCCCGTAATGGATTAATAATTCTAATGGCTGTAAATCAACGGCCTTATACTCGAGTCTTTGGTTCGAGTGTTTTCTCCaccataataattaataaacgcGATTCACGACCCGAAAGCTCATTCGAAAGAAGTAAAATTGTATATCGGTGCTTCCGATCAATGAATAATGACGTAATTAAACGGCAGCGGTTCAAACTGTTTTTTTAACGTCCGATCTATATGAAATCGTCGTGATCGGCTTTTCCGTTCGACATGCAGAGAAATAATATCTCGGAACGGATaatcgatcgtttcgataaCGTGTACGACGACTAAAACGTTATACCCTATTTCAGCTTCGTGGATAATAATTACATCAAATAATTATCCGCTAATAATTATTCAGCGCTATCCGATGATTTTACAATCGACGCCGATCGCGGACCTTGGGGGGATCCGGGATCAGAGCGCGTTAACAAATGATGAATATTTAACAAGTAATTATCGGATAGCTGAACTTTCCCatctctatatacatataaacggAGCATGTAATAATTGCCGTTCAAATATTTACTACCTATCTTTCATCCTTATTCTACGTTCATTCTGTCCGTCTCTCGATGCACCTGCAGTTTGTCAGCATCGTTCGATCATTCCTGAATTTCTATTACggtaattgcaaaattttaacCGAAAGCTCAAATTGCTGACAgagtgattcatttttttttttttttttataacagaATTTAAACGCAAAATAACGCCTTCACCTGGGATGAGAAGAGGCCATTATATTTCCCTTTTAAACATTAAATTTGGGATGGGGTTGGAAgtacttaaaaatttttaaaccgcGTGATGATATTCGTATCCGGCTTATGTACATGACATTTTGTATATGCGCAGTGCGTACGTATGGTAGCGAAGTATACAtgtgcgtacatacgtgtataccgtacatacctTTGTGTGTATACCACCGTTCAATAAAGCACGCCCGCGTCTCCGGTAGCGCATAACTTATTGATTCCCTGGGTATAATCTGcatgtttttttaattcgacgGTTCCGaccttgaaaaataatatcgtcgaGTCCCTCGTCGATCACACcttatgtgtgtgtataatctACGTGGGCCCCCCCGGTGACTCGGAATACATCGAATCATGACGATTCGAATGTGAAATTTAAGCACGATCTCGACAAATCGAACGCTCGTGGTTTCCGAAAGTACATATAACGACGATTGACGATCCACCCtcgaaatcaatcgatcgaatcCAAAGAGAGGTACGATTAACGACGAAGTAATTATCCTGCTAAATCAAAGCATGCAGCTTTCAATTATACAGCGATGTTATTGTCTCTATTTGTTTGCCTCACTCCGAATCGTTTTCACTTGTTCATATTTcgttcgttgaaacgaaggaaaaaaaaaactccgaacgaacgaaaaggaaaaactaaGCGTAAAGAAGAATCTCTTGACAACAATGAGATATCCAATGAGTATTTCCAATCGCAAAATCAGACGTGACGGTTGCAGGTGGCAGCGAGGTGAAGGTTGGCGAGTATAACGGTGTGACAGGTGAGCTTGATTTGAGCAGAGGTCAGCCATTGGAATGGCGGGGTAAATCGCCCCCTAAGGACAGGACGTTGCACATAATCGAACACTCGATGGTTAACATAACGATTTACGCTGCACTAGCCGCGGCCGCCAGCGTCGGAATCGTTATGGCGGTCATTTTCCTCACGATTAATATCAGATACAGAAATCAaaggtttgttttttttgagcGCATGCTCGACCGATTGACGCGAAACGTCGCGATTTGTTCGAAAGAATTCTCGAACACCATTTTCTAGccacgaataaaaagaaaaagaaagaaaaaaaaaaaaaaacacagataATTGAACGATACGATTTTAGGTACATAAAAATGTCGTCGCCGCATCTGAACAACCTGATAATATTGGGGTGCATGTTGACGTACAGCAGCGTTATATTTTTGGGTTTGGACTCGCAATTATCAAGCGTCACGGCGTTTCCTTACATTTGTACAGCGAGAGCTTGGCTTTTAATGGCCGGTTTTTCTCTCGCCTTTGGATCGATGTTCTCGAAAACATGGAGGGTACATTCCATATTCACGGACGTTAAATTGAACAAGAAGGTGAGGGTGACACGTAATACAGAGGTATATTCTTTATCCCCTCCGTATTCAAGGTAAATGAATTCTGGgtgatgattaaaaaaaaaaaaatttccgactcACGTTCTCTCTGCTTTTCTATTCGACTCTAATTGTAAGCATAACCGAACATCGTAACGTCGACTTGAAATTTCTACATCCATAGGTTATCAAGGACTATCAACTGTTCATAGTTGTCGGTGTGCTACTTTTTATTGACCTGGCAATAATGACCACATGGCAAATAGCCGATCCCTTTTAcagagaaacgaaacaaatggAACCATACGTGAGTTTTGAggacaatgaaaaataatttcaaataaaatcatatccatttgaaaataaatttacctGTAAGAGTTACACCCTACACAGATGCGTGAATCGTGTGATCGAtgtgtcaattttttgttctctttttctcccttcagCCTCATCCTTCGAGCGAggacattattattataccagaAAACGAATACTGTCAAAGTAACAGGATGACGGTATACCTCGGTAGCATCTACGCCTACAAGGGTGTTCTTTTGGTGagcaaacagaaaaataacaacaaaagaaaaaaaaaaaaaacaaacaaacagcaACACCAAACGAATcgcaaagaaaacaaaaaatccaaTTACATGACCTCGCAAAAAAGATGTTATACGTTTCGTCTCGTGTTATCggtgtttttcttcattcgttttctcattttcaaatttcctttCAGATATTCGGAGCATTCTTGGCGTGGGAAACGCGTCATGTCAGTCTACCGGCTCTAAACGACAGTAAATACGTTGGGATGAGCGTTTACAACGTAGTTATTATGTGCGTTACCGGTGCTGCAATAAGTTTCGTACTCGCCGACAAACAAAACGCAATGTTCGTAATACTCGCCGTTTTTATCATATTCTGCAGTACGGCGACCCTCTGCTTAGTTTTCGTTCCCAAGGTAAGGCTGATTtccgttaataataatatcggtattaatcgattaatttttttctttcctctaacGATCTCGTGTTTTACTCTCATTGTCTCCCTatgttcgcaaaaaaaaattaagagtcGCTACAAATCCCATGACGTTCGTTGTATTATCGATACGGTTGTTCGTAACAATGCATCTAACGAACATCTGGAATCACTGTTCTGTACGCCGTACACGTATTACATCCACCGCACGCGTGTATGTACGTCGTGTGTGTATTTTCTACACGAGCTTAACGTACGTTTTCGTCTAAAGAGGAGAGCGAACGAAAACAAGGGTTGGATTATTTGTGCGGCGCACGTGTAACGCCACAAAGCCCTCGTTGATGCAATTAGATCGCAAAATGACGGGGGCCCGAGTAATTAAGGCGTGAATTAGTAAATAAGcgttaatttgaaattaaattaaatgcTTACGTGACGGGTTCAAATTAACTAAACGTATCCTCCGACAGTCGAGGATTGAAATGCTAAGCCCGATACGTGGTAACCTTTCGCACCGCAATTCTGGGCGAAAGAAGATATCCCTCGTACGATAATTTTATCGGAAATGAAAcacctccgatttttttccctatggattttgtacagtttttttttaatccgtattttatcgttttacCGTTGTCACTACGCGCAGCTAGTGGAGTTACGTAGAAATCCTCAAGGTGCGAACGACAAGAAATTCCGACCAACGTTGAGACCGATGtcgaaaacgagaagagaTTCGTCGGTCACGGAATTGGAGGAAAGATTGAAAGAGGCTAAAACGACGAAtcagaaattcagaaaaaaattattagaaaaagaatcggaaCTGcaggtatttgaaaaataattcagccGTACCGCGCGATCGAACCCCTAGCGCTTTTATGCCGCAATTGAaagcatttttttctctttcagatgTTCGTCAGGAGACTTGCCGATAACGGAGTACCCGATACGCAGGAAGTTATGGACAGGTTGTCCGTTCCGAGGCCGGAGTCAATTAATAGAAAAGAAGGTGAGCGGCTAGAAAATActtatattttcttcaaatttttataatcttcggtaggaaaaatttcgacctCACGTTTCGAAGAGTCAAGAGTCGTCTTCGCAGAAGAACACTCGACGTTTCGGAGGTCGCAATTTAttttacgaatgaaaaaaatatcgaagaaaaaatgaaattattatcaattgaaataatatcgTGTCCCTCTCAAGTGTACAATATTAATTACGTCACTATATGTTTTCTTCAACGCTTTACATGTACTTAtattgtgtatgtacatatctacatctatctatatgtatatattatatatatgttagAGCTCACTGTGCAGGGGCATGGCGCACATAATCACAAAGGTTAGTCATTCAACGACCTGAAAAAAGTAATACgatgataacaaaaaaaaaaaaaaaattgaaatttgatatcTTTCTTACCGCAGAGCATTTTTTGACCAACGATTTTATCAATCCAACGCATGTTTTCTCGatagctttttttatttctatttcctaGCTTGCGTGAAATTCGTAGTGTTGAATTGATATACGTAATTCGTATTAGCGCTTGATTTCGGTAGAAATGGCTGTTTGATCGTTGCGCTTTTCTGACAAACCCCCAAACGATATTTGTTTCCGTTCGATAGAACAGGGGGTTGGTGTAGTGTGTGCCTAAATTCATTTGACGAAATTGGCAAGTGAATTTTGACATCGCGATGTTATTATGACTGCAGACTTCGAGAAACTTTATACACGCTGAGGCAAACCCCCCCCCGTCTTTCGTCTCGAAGTCagtgaaagaaattaattatgaaaGCATGACTGAGAAATTTCATTGTCTTCATTCTTACTTAGGGAAATATTAATTTCcgtcaaataaattaaaccgCCTACCAACCTACAACAACGTTGGTGTCGTTACGTATATCGTTGTATAAAGATACGACCGAAATTAAAATGACGGAATTTCGGACAACGTTTTGGAATTTATTCCCAAGTCTGATAGAAAACGTTGAAAGTAACGAAAATCATGACGATAATTTGACAATACCGTTTTCGAATGGGGGTTTTTACGAGAAAAGATatcatagaaataaaaaaaaaaaaaaaaaataagatgaataattcaaaatcaatttatATCTGTCATCAATAAAGATCGATCTCATCGCTGGCTGCAGGGGTTGTTTTCATACCCTCTACCATAATTTCGTCGCGAAAACAACTATATCAGATGACGTTTATTTATATCTTCTCTTTTgctataaatatacctatctCGAGAGAAACAAACACATTTGGTAAGCCACCTCCGACTACTTCGCGTGACCGCTGTTGCGCCTTATTGATCGCGTaataagagaaacaaaaaaaaattcaagtaaaaAGGAAGacagaaataaatagaaaaaaaaaaaaaacgatacgcGGGCGTAACGAATTCTTGTTTCCCCGCCAAAGTCACCTCGGTATGACCCttgaatcgtaaaaaattAAGTGCAACGCAGACTGCACGACCGCAACTGTCAAATTAAATTGGGTACTGTACATTTCGAATGACATGCATGTTTGATAAATATAATCCCTATATGCGAATGTGCTTGGCCGGCGGATGAGAATGAAGGAAATTTGACTCGTGAATAATTTTACTGTTCAGGGAATATTTTACGTAGCAATCCCGTGTAGTTTAGCATTGTTCCAACCAAGTGGCATAAACAGGAGGTAGAAATTTCTGTTACAGGTCCTTCAGTCGCGACGGAGACTACGGATATATCCGTGTCCATGTGCAGCCTTAACTCGACCACGGTATCGCAACCTGAAGGGGAATACGTAAACGTGCCAACTGGCGACACAATCTCGACGTCGAGGtacgttttttaaatttagttTTGTCGCGGTGAAAAAGTTTACGTGACCAAAACGCCAAACCGCTTTCTCAATCCGTTCGTTTGTcaccttatttatttttcattcaattttgttattttttttttttttcttcttcttcttctcttgcATTGGGAATTTATGGGCCGCAGACAAACGCTGAAATTCTTGTCTACGTTTGCCCGTCGACCTCAACGTGGTTAATATCGAATACCTTTTCCCTTCgggcagcaaaaaaaaaaaaaaaaaagaattatcggGAACCGATGTCAGATTTCGAatccaaaaattcaaaatttcaagtgtCAAATTCTCGCGGCAGAAAGGTATTAAATTATCCGGACGGGGCGGAAGTTCCTTGACAATGAGTCGCTTCTGTGAAACGGATCACCTATCAATTCGATCATCGTTACGAGCCTTCCAGTTTACCCGGGTGGGGTTTCTCGGGCGAAGTCCGATCGGCGGTTAGATTCCCGATCAGTAAAACGATATGACGTTAGGCCACGTTGAGGTGCGACCGTCTTATTTCCGACTCTCGTAATCGACTGTCAATCCTGAGATAGTCGAGTGGTTTATTTCGCAGAAAGAAGACATCCTTCTCGAAACTCCCAACCATCGCTATCGACAGCGAGAGGGTCCCGCTTGTTCCGTCAAGCACAACAGCCGCAACGATCCATTCCGCTATGAAACAACCGAGCGACTCGACTCTGCGTCGCAAGAGTCGCTCGACCGAATGCAGAGAGAGCGAGCCTCTGCTCCATAAAGCAAATAAGACGGATGTTAAAATTTCCGGAGAACCGAGCGTCGAATTCGTACCCGAAGTCGTCGACGAAACCGATCCGATCGTTCTGGAGGAAACGAACATTCCGCGGGACGGTAAATTGACGAGGTTGACGGAGGTCACCGAGGAGTCGAGACCCAGACTGCCCACGCCGCCGCCCGCTACGAAAAATGTTTCATTCGGTGAAcctagggaaaaaaattatctagaACAAGCCATTCTACCTCCACCGCAACAATTCGTACCGAAGCACAGGCTACCCGGTGAGTCTGGAAGATGTTCGACGACGGACTGACCATGAGCACAAATTTCAATGGAATCCCCtagttccgttttttttttcgttcaccccTTTTACCTCACAGGACGTTCCATGCCTGTTCCAGGTTCAGCCGCCGTTCAACCCCATCAACCCTCCCTGCGGCGAAGAGCTTCGGTGAAGAATAACGGCATTGGACATCACGAAGTACTCGAAAAAAGACGAACCAGTGTACCGGTCAATTCGATCAGTTATATATCGACGGAAAATATTCGCGGCGTCGACGAGGAAGCGCTCGGTGCTCCTTTCAACAAGGCTTACATAATCGCGGGATGTGGACACAGACGATCCGTCGGAGTGACGGGATACAGGTGCGAAAGACACGGCGGAAGAGGTCATCATAGTCACGCTGCGACGAACGGAGGAGGACACAGGAAACTTTATGACAACCACAACGCCAGTTCGCCAAACGTACCCACGACGGTGAACGCCAGTTCATCCGACACGGGTGAGTCAGTTTGCagcatttcgtttcatttgaaTGTTAAAGTCGACGGGTTCTAGGGATGAAAAGTTCGTCTCGCTCGCATTCGAGTTTCCGAATCCGAACGAGTTACTTTGTTAATTTCGACTTTGCCATCGAACGTTTCGTTCGGCGACCAGTAGCGATCCCACCAGACTCACGATTCACCAAAATTCACTCGTATTTTCGATACCAGAATAACCGATCAACTGTTGTCCGGTGTTTTCGATTTCACAGAAAAATACGAAGAGTCGTTATCAACGATCATTCAACGTTCCGTGTCGGAAAAATCGCGGGAGAAATGCGTACGCGGTAGAATATCTAGTGTAGTTCCCGGTCAGCTCGTCGAATGTCCTCATCGTGGCTCTCGAAGGTTACGCGAATGTCGTCACTCCGAGTCAACCCTTCGTCACCAGGCCAGAATGGACTACGTCCAAAGTACACCGAACGTTGCCACGATACACAACAACAAATTTTCGAGTGGTAACAGGGGCTCGTCGGTAAACGTTTCAAAAATGTACAGTGCTGTTTCGGACGGCGAGTTATTGGACATGGCGATATTGCCGATATTTCAAAAGTTACTTAGCGAAAGACACAAAAACACGACTAGGGGTAGTTACGGAGCTAGTTGTCCAAATATATCCATAAAGTGCGACATAGTTGAATACCTTTAATGGGTCAATATAAATCATCGACGTAGAATTTatcagaaaatataaaataactaaTAATTGAAAGATTAACGGAACGCAAAACAAATAAATCCTAATactaataacgataataatcgtaaCGATAGAATCACACTGTGCGTACCAACGAAACGGACGCTGATGTACGagtgatgataatttttcaattcataaaTGTCATTGAAATTAACAAATTATCGACTAACACGGatgtcattaaaaaaaaaaaaaaaaatctacatttCTACCGCATATTCATTactctttttcattcgttgtcCCTTTTTGCTCTTTGGTTGTCAATGATCACGAGTGAACTTTCGTCCGCAACGTCGGGTGTGgagtttttcattatttcaaaattactGCGAAATTAAAGATTTCCTCCCCGGAGGGCTCTACTACttcattctcgttttttcctcccttccgcttcttcttccttttcattttctctttttttttctttcttctccgtcattttgtttcacttcttctttttattccattgaatttctcTCGATCACTCGCGGAATCGATGATTAATATCCCGTTTGTTTCACGTCCTATATAACGATTCCAGCGCAGGATTCGAGGAAGCTAAGCTTTCACTTATCGAAAAGCGTTTTACAATACCTTACCCAACGGGCGTGTGTACGCCATCCatgtatttttctctctttttcattcatctttttattcaaatcctttttttcatctctctgttttccccatttttattttactcttgAGTCTgatcataaatatatacggtctcatataatatatatgtatacccatatataacgtgtaatattaatagatataaaaattcaaattctcgTGAATTTCGGTCATCG contains:
- the LOC105693171 gene encoding gamma-aminobutyric acid type B receptor subunit 2 isoform X1, with product MAVSARRCHWRWRRVRGQIICAILCLNTILICNGQKPINLGGVKRRDVYIAGFFPYGRHVPESHVGRGVMPSVKLAVDHINENPTILRNYRLHMWWNDTECNAAVGVKAFFDMMHSGPHKVMLFGAACTQVTDPIAKASKHWRLTQLSYADTHPMFTQASFPNFFRVVPSENAFNAPRVALLQHFNWTRVGTIYQNEPRYALAHNRLVADLDANKMEVVETQSFATEVSSALEKLKEKDVRIILGNFDEVWARRIFCEAHKFGMYGRKYQWVIMGTYAEEWWLRPGGGCAPSELAEALHAAILTDLLPLSTEQQITVSGITPDEYRVEYDSRRGPEYSRFHGYTYDGIWAVALAIQHVARGIRQLRRNETVADFKYRDDTWEGLFLEALKNTSFEGVTGPVRFYGNERKAYILLKQFQNVTVAGGSEVKVGEYNGVTGELDLSRGQPLEWRGKSPPKDRTLHIIEHSMVNITIYAALAAAASVGIVMAVIFLTINIRYRNQRYIKMSSPHLNNLIILGCMLTYSSVIFLGLDSQLSSVTAFPYICTARAWLLMAGFSLAFGSMFSKTWRVHSIFTDVKLNKKVIKDYQLFIVVGVLLFIDLAIMTTWQIADPFYRETKQMEPYPHPSSEDIIIIPENEYCQSNRMTVYLGSIYAYKGVLLIFGAFLAWETRHVSLPALNDSKYVGMSVYNVVIMCVTGAAISFVLADKQNAMFVILAVFIIFCSTATLCLVFVPKLVELRRNPQGANDKKFRPTLRPMSKTRRDSSVTELEERLKEAKTTNQKFRKKLLEKESELQMFVRRLADNGVPDTQEVMDRLSVPRPESINRKEELTVQGHGAHNHKGPSVATETTDISVSMCSLNSTTVSQPEGEYVNVPTGDTISTSRKKTSFSKLPTIAIDSERVPLVPSSTTAATIHSAMKQPSDSTLRRKSRSTECRESEPLLHKANKTDVKISGEPSVEFVPEVVDETDPIVLEETNIPRDGKLTRLTEVTEESRPRLPTPPPATKNVSFGEPREKNYLEQAILPPPQQFVPKHRLPGSAAVQPHQPSLRRRASVKNNGIGHHEVLEKRRTSVPVNSISYISTENIRGVDEEALGAPFNKAYIIAGCGHRRSVGVTGYRCERHGGRGHHSHAATNGGGHRKLYDNHNASSPNVPTTVNASSSDTEKYEESLSTIIQRSVSEKSREKCVRGRISSVVPGQLVECPHRGSRRLRECRHSESTLRHQARMDYVQSTPNVATIHNNKFSSGNRGSSVNVSKMYSAVSDGELLDMAILPIFQKLLSERHKNTTRGSYGASCPNISIKCDIVEYL
- the LOC105693171 gene encoding gamma-aminobutyric acid type B receptor subunit 2 isoform X3, with protein sequence MAVSARRCHWRWRRVRGQIICAILCLNTILICNGQKPINLGGVKRRDVYIAGFFPYGRHVPESHVGRGVMPSVKLAVDHINENPTILRNYRLHMWWNDTECNAAVGVKAFFDMMHSGPHKVMLFGAACTQVTDPIAKASKHWRLTQLSYADTHPMFTQASFPNFFRVVPSENAFNAPRVALLQHFNWTRVGTIYQNEPRYALAHNRLVADLDANKMEVVETQSFATEVSSALEKLKEKDVRIILGNFDEVWARRIFCEAHKFGMYGRKYQWVIMGTYAEEWWLRPGGGCAPSELAEALHAAILTDLLPLSTEQQITVSGITPDEYRVEYDSRRGPEYSRFHGYTYDGIWAVALAIQHVARGIRQLRRNETVADFKYRDDTWEGLFLEALKNTSFEGVTGPVRFYGNERKAYILLKQFQNVTVAGGSEVKVGEYNGVTGELDLSRGQPLEWRGKSPPKDRTLHIIEHSMVNITIYAALAAAASVGIVMAVIFLTINIRYRNQRYIKMSSPHLNNLIILGCMLTYSSVIFLGLDSQLSSVTAFPYICTARAWLLMAGFSLAFGSMFSKTWRVHSIFTDVKLNKKVIKDYQLFIVVGVLLFIDLAIMTTWQIADPFYRETKQMEPYPHPSSEDIIIIPENEYCQSNRMTVYLGSIYAYKGVLLIFGAFLAWETRHVSLPALNDSKYVGMSVYNVVIMCVTGAAISFVLADKQNAMFVILAVFIIFCSTATLCLVFVPKLVELRRNPQGANDKKFRPTLRPMSKTRRDSSVTELEERLKEAKTTNQKFRKKLLEKESELQMFVRRLADNGVPDTQEVMDRLSVPRPESINRKEEISVTGPSVATETTDISVSMCSLNSTTVSQPEGEYVNVPTGDTISTSRKKTSFSKLPTIAIDSERVPLVPSSTTAATIHSAMKQPSDSTLRRKSRSTECRESEPLLHKANKTDVKISGEPSVEFVPEVVDETDPIVLEETNIPRDGKLTRLTEVTEESRPRLPTPPPATKNVSFGEPREKNYLEQAILPPPQQFVPKHRLPGSAAVQPHQPSLRRRASVKNNGIGHHEVLEKRRTSVPVNSISYISTENIRGVDEEALGAPFNKAYIIAGCGHRRSVGVTGYRCERHGGRGHHSHAATNGGGHRKLYDNHNASSPNVPTTVNASSSDTEKYEESLSTIIQRSVSEKSREKCVRGRISSVVPGQLVECPHRGSRRLRECRHSESTLRHQARMDYVQSTPNVATIHNNKFSSGNRGSSVNVSKMYSAVSDGELLDMAILPIFQKLLSERHKNTTRGSYGASCPNISIKCDIVEYL